The nucleotide window AAGGTCGCGGCGTGCCAGAGTGGCAGAGGGTGAGGCGGCTGGGATTTGGTGGGTGAGACGAGGTGCGGCCGGGATGGGCGTGCCATTGGGGCGGCGGCGGGTTATTTTTTCTTTTCGTGGGTGAGGCCCATCTGGACGTAGTCGCGGCGGAAGAGGAGGTCGACGGTCCAGTCGAGGGCGATGCGGACCTTTCGGGTGATTCCGGGCATTTTGAGGAGGTAGAAGGTTCGCCAGGTGAACCAGGCTGGGAATCCGGCGAGTTTAAAGCCGAGGATTTTGGCGACGGCAGTGCGGCATCCGAGGGGGGCGATGGCGCCGCGGTTTGTGATGTCGCAGGGGGTAGGATGGTCGCCGTGGAGGGCGCGGGCGAGGTTATGGGCGAGGTGGTCGCCCTGTCGGACGGCGTGTTGGGCGGTGGCGGGATAGGCGTTTCCATGGGCGTCGAGATTGACGGCTGCGTCGCCGATGGCCCAGACGTTGTCGCAGCCCTGGACGCGGAGTTCGCGGTCGCAGAGGATGTAGCCCCGCTGATCGGTAGGCAGGTGGAGGCGTCGGAGGAGCGGAGGCGGGGCGATACCGGCGCACCAGACGACGGTGTGGGTGGGGAGTCGCCGGCCGTCTCGCAGGTCGACGTAGCCGTCGTGGATATGGCTGATCGTGGTGTTGAGCAGGACGTCGATGTTGCGTTTGGCGAGTTGGGCGAGGGCGTATTGGGAGAGGTCGGGGTCGAGGGCGGCGAGGATTCGGTCGGTGAGTTCGATGAGGGTGACTCGGCAGTCGTTGGGCGAGACGTTGCGGTAGTAGCGAGAGGCGTTTTCGAGGAAGACCTGGAATTCGCCGGCGACTTCGACGCCGGTGTAGTTTCCGCCGACGACGACGAGGTGGAGGAGGGCTTTGCGTCGGTCGGGGTCGAGGGCGGCGTCGGCGATTTCGAGCATCTGTATGGCGTGGTCTCGGAGGGCGAGGGCGTCGGGGAGGGACTTCATGCCGAAGCCGCGGTCGGCCAGGCCGGGGACGGGCGGGAGGTTGGTGACGGAGCCGGGCGAGAGGACCAGGTGATCGTAGGGGATTTGGCGCGGATCGGGCTCGCGCGGGACCTGGGCGAAGACGATCCGGCGGTCGAAATCGACGCCGGTGACTTCGGCCATGAGGAAACGGATTTTGTGGAGGAAGCTTCGGATGGAGACGAGGGCGTGTCGGGGTTCGAGGGATCCGGTTCCGGCTTCGACGAGGAGGGGGTAGAAGATGAAGTAGTTGTTTCGGTCGATCAGGAGGATATCGGCCCGCTGGTAAAGGCGGTTGTTTTCCATGGCTTGGGCGCAGTAGGCACCGCCGAATCCGCCGCCGATGACGACGATACGCGGCTTGTTTGCGGTGTGTGCCGGGTCCATGCCCACCCCCCTTGGCGTCGGCTGAGGACGATTGTATCGGGGCGACAGGCGGCTGTCGAGGTCGGCCAAAGAAAAAGGCGGGACGCTAGAGGCACCCGCCTTTCGTGTGACCCTCCGCATGGCGTGGGTGTCACGACTAAATTTCACTCCGTCGAAACGGAGCTCCTCACAAAGTCAGAAGCCAACGAGGTGGAATCACAGGTGCCAGTCCGGAGGTGCATGTCAAGTTCAAGGTACAGACCATGGGCATTTGTGTCAATGGTTTGCCGTAACGACCGGACTGGAAGGGACTTGATTTGGATCAAGAGGGGGAGTGTCGGTGGCGCAGCGGCATTGGGATCGGTCTGTTGTGTCGCAGCGGGGGTTAGAACTTGGCGGCGGCTCCGACCTGGCGGTCGAGGAAGAGTGCGTAGGCGAGGAAGAGCATTGCGAGAATGTAAGTAGCGGCGTATCCGGCGGCGAAGAGGATGTAAGTGAGGCTGATGTGTTTTTCGAGGTCGAGGGCGTCGAGCATCCAGAAGATCTGGAAATTGGGGACTAGGGCGTAGAGGGCGGACCATCCGGCGCGGGCGAGGTCGGAAGGGGCGTTCTGGACGTGGGCGAGGACGAGGTAGTCCCAGACCATACCGAGGCAGAGGATGACCACGGCGATCAGGAGGGTCCGGACCACGGGGAGTCGGGTGGAACAGGCGATACAGACGGCAGCGAGGACCCATATGGCCAGGAGGAGGAGGAAGCAGGCGGAGACGACTTCGATGGAATAGCCCTGACCGAAGGACTGGATTTTCCAGGATTTGTCGAAGAATCCGGCGGTGACGGCGGCTGCGGAGAGGAGGGGGAGTCCGATTCCCAAGGCGGCGGGTCCGAATTGCCAGTCGAAGAGGTAATTTCCGATGGCGGCGACGAAGAGGGTGATGACGGCTGCACTGAGGCCGAAGACGATGATGGGCCAGTCGCGTTCGAGGTAGGCGGCCCACATGACGCCGTGTCGCAGGACCATGAGGAAAGTGACAGTCATAAAAGTGCAGGCTAATGCAAGTGCGGCCATGACGGCGAGAAACTTTGCGACGAGGAGTTCGAGTCGATTGACGGGTTTTGAGATGATGGTGAGGATGGTCTGGTCTTCGATTTCGGCTGAGACGGCTTCGGAGCCGGCGACGGCGGCGAGGACGACCCCGGCGACGAGGATGGTTGAGAGGCAGAGGTCCTGGAGCATTTTGTTGTCGTCGTCCATGGTGAGCATGGTCAGGGAGGGGGCCAGGACCATCAAACCGAGGCAGAGTAAAAGGAGAACCCCGTAAATCGGCTGACGTATGACCTGTAAGAACGTGACTTTGGCTATGGCGTAGATCTTCATAGTGCTAAATTTTGTTAATAGAATTTGAAACGGACCCGGATGCCGCTATATTGTTTTGAACTACGTCGGAATACAAGGAAAAGTTCCGGCGAGGCGCCTGTTGTCGCGCGATAGACGGGTGGCGGCGATGGGCGTGGAGTAGCGGAGAATCGTTCGGCGAGCGGCCGGACGGGGCAGGGACCTGCCCAGCTAACCCAGAGGAGAACGGACAGGGGTTCCGTCGTCGGCGACGGCCCCGGCGTTGGGAAGTAAGGAGCGACCATGCATCGAGTGGACAGGCGAGCAGAGTGGGCGGCCCTGGCGGGCCTGGTCCTTCAGGTGGTGTTCTTCGCGGTGCTCCTGGTGTTGTTCCGGAGCAACGGGAGCGCGGCGACACTGGCGGAGAGCTGGCACTTTCTGGCGGGTGTGGGGATCTGGTTTTTGATTTTTGTGGAGGTGTACCTGCATCGGCTGTCGGTGCAGCAGCGGAACGAGGCGGAGGAGCTTGAGCGCGAGCGGCTGCGTCGGATCGGCGGGTCTGCGAGCGTGTTTTCGGGTTTGCCGGAGGGCGAGCCGCTGTCGATGGAGAAGCGGCTGGCGTGGACGAAGAAATGGTTCGTTCCGATTGCGTCGCTGGGGATTGCGGGGGTGTTGGGGTATTTGGCGTTTCGCCTGCTGCCGTACTGGGTTCCGATGGCGTGGATGCAGGACGCGACGGAGACGGGGGTCCGGAACGAGCAGTTGACGATGGTCGTTCTGGCGGTGATCACGCTGCCGTGTTTTCTGGTTTCGCGTTACGTGCTGGGCCTGAGCCGGGTACCGGGATTGCGGGTGGTGCGTGCGGGCGCGAACTACATCATGGGGAACGCGATCGCGTGTTTTGTGCTGCTGGTGGTGATGGCGTTCGCGTATTTCGGGGCGGGGAACGCGGAGCGGGTTCTGGCGGTGGCGATTCCGGCGGTGATGGCGGTGTTGGGGTTGGAGATACTGCTGAATCTGCTGTTGAACGTTTACCGGCCTCGGATTCCCGGGGAGGAGTATCAGCCGGTTTACGAGTCGCGTTTTCTGGGGTTGTTTTCGGAGCCGGAAGGGGTGATGCGGTCGATCGCCCACACGATCGACTACCAGTTCGGGTTCAAGGTGTCGGAGACGTGGTTTTACCAGCTTCTTCAGCAGGCGGTGGTTCCGCTGGTGCTGTTCGGGGCGGTGATGCTGTATCTGCTGAGTTGTTTTGTGATCGTGCGACCGGGGTACCAGACGGTGGTGCTGCAGTTCGGTCGGATCGACCGGGTGCTGGAGGAGGGGTTGTACCTGAAGTGGCCGTGGCCGATCGAGCGGACGCCGGAGTTCTATCCGGTCAAGGAGGTGCAGACGATCTGGATCGGGTACACGGGCGAGAGCACGTGGAAGGGGGAGGAGGACAAGCCGATCCTGTGGACGGTCAAGCACGTGACGGGCGAGGAGTTCCAGCTTCTGGTGGCGAGCGAGCGGATACTGGAGGTGGCGCGTGAGCGGACGGCGAGTCAGCCGGCGGAGTCGCAGGCGGACGCGGAAGGGAGTCTGGCTCCGGTGAACATCCTGGCGGGCGCGCTGGTGGTGAACTACCAGATCAAGGGCGGGGAAGCGGGGTTGATGGAGTACGTGGAGAACTACGCGGAGCCGGGCCAGGCGCTGGAGGCGATCGCGTATCGGCAGTGGACGCAGTACATGGCGAGCGTGGATCCGATGGAGGTGATGACGACGGGTCGGGCGGCGGCGAGCGTGGCGTTGCGGGACGCGATCCAGAAGGAAGCGGACGGGCGGCAGTTGGGGTTGAAGGTGCTGCAGATTGCCGTGCTGGGTCTTCATCCGTCGACGGAGATCGCGGACGCGTACGAGGCGGCGATCAACGCCCGGCACGAGCGGAAGGCGACGGTGTGGCGCGCGGTGGGCGACGAGAACGCGATTCTTCCCAGGGCCGCGGCGATGGCGGATGAGGTGTTGAGCGAGGCGTCGGCGGACCGATACGGGCGGGTGATTGTGGAGCAGGCGGCGGCGGCGCGGTTCAACGAGCAGCTCAAGGGGTATCAGGCGGCGCCGGAGGTGTTCTATCTGCGGCACTATCTGGACGTGCTGGCGTCGGCGACGGAGGACGTCCGGAAGTTCGTGGTGACGCTGAAGGACCCCGGGAAGGTGCTGCTGATCGTGGACGAGCAGGAGAAGCTGCCCCCGGGATTGCTGGGGCTGGGCGAAGAGATTCTGAACGAGAGAAACCAGTAGGGACATCCGATCCAGGTTACAGAGGGACAAAGCTCATGGAGTCGAAGCGAAGTCTGGCAACGATCGTGTTGGGAATCATCGTGTCGGCGGCGTTCGTGCTGTACATGGTGGTGTTCACGGTATCGTTTTCGGAGACGGCGGTGGTGACGACGTTCGGGAAGGTGACGCGGACGTACAGCGATCCGGACTGGCACCTGAAGTGGCCGTGGCCGGTGGAGCAGGTGATCACGTTCGACAACCGGCTTCGGGTTCACGAGAGCAAGCTGGAGCAGCTCTACACGCAGGACGAGCAGAGCGTGACGGTGATGGCGTTCACGTCGTGGCGGGTACCGGAGGGCGAGGAGCAGGTGGAGCGTTACCTGAAGGAGATTCGCACGCGGGAGAAGGCGGAGCAGATTTTGACGACGCTGGTGCACGACGCGATCGGGGCGGTGGTGGGTCGCCACCGGTTCGAGAGCTTTGTGAGCATGGACCCGGAGCGGATGAAGTTCACGGATATCGAAGCGGAGCTGAAGGAGATGATTCAGGGCCGCGCGCTGGAGAATTACGGGATCGAGGTGACGGCGGTGGGGATCGAGCGGCTTGAGTTGCCGGAGGAGGCGACCAAGAAGGTGTTCGATCACATGAAGGAGGAGCGTCAGCGTCTGGCCAAGCGGTATCGCGCGGAGGGGGAGGCGGAGGCCCGTCGGATCAAGACCCGTGCGGAGGAGCAGGCGAGCAAGATTCGGGACCGGGCGCAGGCGGAGGCGATCGCGATTCGGGGCGAGGGCGACGCGGAGGCGGCGAAGTACTACGCGATATTCGCTTCGTATCCGGAGCTGCACACGTTCATCAAGCGTCTTGAGGCGCTCAAGCAGATGCTGCCGAAGCGGACGACTTTGATTTTGGAGGCCGATCAGGTTCCGCCGTTTGACCTGATCGGGTCTCAGACGCTGCAGTGGTTGCTGCAGAATCCGGCGCCGGCGACGGCGACGCAGCCGGCGGCGTCGGATCCTCTGTTGTCGAGCAAGTAGTCGGGCGGGCGACCGGGCGGCAAGCTGATCGATCAGGAAATCAGGAATGGATGAGACTCGCATGGAACAAGACAATACGATCAAAGCGGGCCCTGGCGGGCAGATGGAGAGCGGCGACGAGGCCCAGAAGTCGTTGATGGACGGTCTTCGGGTGCTGTTCTGGGTGCTCAAGCTGGCGATGCTGGCGCTGGTGGTGTTGTACCTGGCGAGCGGGATCA belongs to Phycisphaerae bacterium and includes:
- a CDS encoding NAD(P)/FAD-dependent oxidoreductase: MDPAHTANKPRIVVIGGGFGGAYCAQAMENNRLYQRADILLIDRNNYFIFYPLLVEAGTGSLEPRHALVSIRSFLHKIRFLMAEVTGVDFDRRIVFAQVPREPDPRQIPYDHLVLSPGSVTNLPPVPGLADRGFGMKSLPDALALRDHAIQMLEIADAALDPDRRKALLHLVVVGGNYTGVEVAGEFQVFLENASRYYRNVSPNDCRVTLIELTDRILAALDPDLSQYALAQLAKRNIDVLLNTTISHIHDGYVDLRDGRRLPTHTVVWCAGIAPPPLLRRLHLPTDQRGYILCDRELRVQGCDNVWAIGDAAVNLDAHGNAYPATAQHAVRQGDHLAHNLARALHGDHPTPCDITNRGAIAPLGCRTAVAKILGFKLAGFPAWFTWRTFYLLKMPGITRKVRIALDWTVDLLFRRDYVQMGLTHEKKK
- a CDS encoding ABC transporter permease subunit gives rise to the protein MKIYAIAKVTFLQVIRQPIYGVLLLLCLGLMVLAPSLTMLTMDDDNKMLQDLCLSTILVAGVVLAAVAGSEAVSAEIEDQTILTIISKPVNRLELLVAKFLAVMAALALACTFMTVTFLMVLRHGVMWAAYLERDWPIIVFGLSAAVITLFVAAIGNYLFDWQFGPAALGIGLPLLSAAAVTAGFFDKSWKIQSFGQGYSIEVVSACFLLLLAIWVLAAVCIACSTRLPVVRTLLIAVVILCLGMVWDYLVLAHVQNAPSDLARAGWSALYALVPNFQIFWMLDALDLEKHISLTYILFAAGYAATYILAMLFLAYALFLDRQVGAAAKF
- a CDS encoding protease modulator HflC; its protein translation is MESKRSLATIVLGIIVSAAFVLYMVVFTVSFSETAVVTTFGKVTRTYSDPDWHLKWPWPVEQVITFDNRLRVHESKLEQLYTQDEQSVTVMAFTSWRVPEGEEQVERYLKEIRTREKAEQILTTLVHDAIGAVVGRHRFESFVSMDPERMKFTDIEAELKEMIQGRALENYGIEVTAVGIERLELPEEATKKVFDHMKEERQRLAKRYRAEGEAEARRIKTRAEEQASKIRDRAQAEAIAIRGEGDAEAAKYYAIFASYPELHTFIKRLEALKQMLPKRTTLILEADQVPPFDLIGSQTLQWLLQNPAPATATQPAASDPLLSSK